From Salinirubellus salinus, the proteins below share one genomic window:
- a CDS encoding GNAT family N-acetyltransferase — MSVNIETRVFGPGDDTLAEDAWELKEAIREREGVLKQRRGFFLDAYRRSTVYALVERGVEDHLVGFAATRRDGYILFLAVHPDYRGEGFGKRLVARVAEEYNTVTCHARTTNRAAVEFYQHVGFEIKRRVDNYYEDHGDAYYLKLGEGGIRDRLSRFLGR, encoded by the coding sequence GTGAGTGTCAACATCGAGACGCGCGTCTTCGGCCCCGGCGACGACACGCTGGCCGAGGACGCCTGGGAGCTCAAGGAGGCCATCCGCGAACGGGAGGGCGTCCTCAAGCAGCGACGGGGGTTCTTCCTCGATGCCTACCGCCGTTCGACGGTCTACGCCCTCGTCGAGCGCGGCGTCGAGGACCACCTCGTCGGTTTCGCCGCCACCCGCCGCGACGGGTACATCCTCTTTCTCGCCGTCCACCCCGACTACCGTGGCGAGGGGTTCGGCAAACGACTCGTCGCCCGCGTCGCCGAGGAGTACAACACGGTCACCTGCCACGCCCGGACCACGAACCGCGCTGCGGTCGAGTTCTACCAGCACGTCGGCTTCGAGATCAAGCGCCGCGTCGACAACTACTACGAGGACCACGGCGACGCCTACTACCTGAAACTCGGTGAGGGGGGCATCCGGGACAGGCTCTCGCGCTTCCTCGGTCGGTAG
- a CDS encoding DUF502 domain-containing protein — protein sequence MAPRTSGEEADQPTRRRPSSRELLRRSFVSGVGLALPLLVTLAILSFALNFISGQLDPVVDVVQQATPNQQLQAFLIEVTTLVVLLVLVFVVGFLAEFGPGDGQIGDGFDYVMESIPGVGSVYTSFNEMSELLLDSDTESFQEVKLVEYPRDGSYTVAFKTATTPDVIGDATGHEEMVTLFMPMAPNPVMGGFVIHVSSDRVVDVDMTVEQGIRSIVTSGVAIGEDDPQMRGLTEAQLRELSQVQRIDNQVGGADPEDVGRDTGMAERREQYDENVSPEHSDTPTGIESRTDDGTVGESMDDHDRPGDVTSEAVIGETSERTPAERAGRMPDRAEQTSEKPPAEMADRDPARRDGTDGPPADATDADAEADADVDPSGEADGSRDTES from the coding sequence ATGGCACCACGGACCTCCGGAGAGGAGGCCGACCAGCCCACCCGCCGACGCCCGTCCTCCAGGGAACTGTTGCGCCGCTCGTTCGTCTCCGGCGTCGGTCTCGCCCTCCCGTTGCTGGTCACGCTCGCCATCCTCTCGTTCGCGCTCAACTTCATCTCGGGCCAACTGGACCCCGTCGTCGACGTCGTCCAGCAGGCCACCCCGAACCAGCAGTTACAGGCGTTCCTCATCGAGGTGACGACGCTCGTGGTGCTGCTCGTCCTCGTGTTCGTCGTCGGGTTCCTCGCCGAGTTCGGGCCCGGCGACGGACAGATCGGCGACGGGTTCGACTACGTGATGGAGTCCATCCCGGGCGTCGGTTCCGTCTACACCTCGTTCAACGAGATGAGCGAACTCCTGCTCGACTCCGACACCGAGAGTTTCCAGGAGGTGAAACTGGTCGAGTATCCCCGCGACGGCTCGTACACGGTGGCGTTCAAGACGGCCACGACCCCGGACGTCATCGGCGACGCGACCGGCCACGAGGAGATGGTCACCCTGTTCATGCCGATGGCGCCGAACCCCGTGATGGGCGGGTTCGTCATCCACGTCTCGTCCGACCGGGTCGTGGACGTGGACATGACCGTCGAGCAGGGGATCCGGAGCATCGTCACCTCGGGCGTCGCCATCGGCGAGGACGACCCGCAGATGCGGGGACTGACCGAGGCCCAGTTGCGCGAACTGAGTCAGGTCCAGCGCATCGACAACCAGGTCGGTGGGGCGGACCCGGAGGATGTCGGTCGGGACACCGGGATGGCCGAGCGGCGTGAACAGTACGACGAGAACGTCTCGCCCGAGCACTCCGACACCCCCACGGGAATCGAGAGTCGCACCGACGACGGCACGGTCGGGGAGTCGATGGACGACCACGACCGGCCGGGCGACGTGACGAGCGAGGCCGTCATCGGCGAGACGAGTGAGAGGACCCCCGCCGAGCGTGCCGGGCGGATGCCGGACCGGGCCGAGCAGACGAGCGAGAAGCCCCCCGCGGAGATGGCCGACCGCGACCCCGCACGACGCGACGGGACGGACGGCCCGCCCGCCGACGCCACGGATGCCGACGCCGAGGCGGACGCGGACGTGGACCCGAGCGGTGAAGCCGACGGGTCACGAGACACAGAGTCGTGA
- a CDS encoding archease, whose translation MSFELREHTADVAVAARGETLGELYAAVADGLAAAMCDEVPEHGGETFEVTVHAESREALLFDYLDELVYRRDVEAVLPVDNEASVEPDTEWDLSGSFRGVPLADVTAREVKAVTYSDMAVERDGEEWTAYVVFDV comes from the coding sequence GTGAGCTTCGAACTGCGCGAGCACACGGCGGACGTGGCCGTGGCCGCCCGTGGCGAGACGCTGGGGGAACTGTACGCGGCCGTGGCCGACGGGCTGGCGGCCGCGATGTGCGACGAGGTGCCCGAACACGGTGGCGAGACGTTCGAGGTGACCGTCCACGCCGAGAGCCGCGAGGCACTCCTGTTCGACTACCTCGACGAGCTCGTCTACCGGCGGGACGTGGAGGCGGTGCTCCCCGTCGACAACGAGGCGAGCGTCGAACCCGACACCGAGTGGGACCTCTCGGGGTCGTTCCGTGGCGTGCCGCTGGCCGACGTGACCGCCCGCGAAGTGAAGGCCGTCACGTACTCTGACATGGCGGTCGAACGCGACGGCGAGGAGTGGACGGCCTACGTCGTCTTCGACGTCTGA